Sequence from the Phragmites australis chromosome 6, lpPhrAust1.1, whole genome shotgun sequence genome:
atgctatttttcatgttgtcaaactaagacTTGGATTAATATTTGAGTGTTTGCATGGCCTGTCAAGTTGAAcatggttgcctagtttgaacttgatataGCACTAGTCTCTCTAATCTTTACACTGATCATGAAATTGTGGATGCTTttatggtgacatcttttggataattgaacaatatgatcaaaacttgcttcactctcggtgcttgtgacatgaactcacttcgagactttgtgtgacttggagttatattgtttactcctcctagtgctttgacatctctagtccttgcaaatgctttataatctatatgtgaagctttgtatgcGTGCATTTCATTTGCATATCTTTCGCATAGTCTTAtatccttgatatttgcattgtcaaagggggagaaaatatgcccaaagatattatgcacaaatattcaataaaggtggagaaaattgcatttatctagaaatgaaagaaaaaatggAATGTGTGCAATCATTAAGGAAGAGCATGTGTTcttgggtttttgagtttttcttgcttttttgaggtttttggctcatctttgcctctcttagggcttttgcaatctttcttatgccaagtgacatattttgctcttttctcgagtttttggtcacttggatgagcttatcttaatttcttcaaaccaaaatctttgtgttttgagggttgtcaatgcactcatcaagggggagtttgagaaactaagttgaaatgtaccttgatttacttgtgataagtgattaacattggtatttatttggcttgatgatctttaGTTTTGCATGGGTTTTATgttatttgaattgatttgggatttcatttgagcatattgattatgactaactggaattggagttggatgatcaaggaggctgggtgGAGTCAAGTGTGATTCTACCTGAACACGTGGAGGCCAAGTAAAGCATGGAATGCAGATGTAGATGACGTGTTGatgaagtcaagcgaaggggatgccggtgcaagtgaaaAGACGGcccgagagatcgggagcgggagagacttgccggcgatgAGGATCGCATGATGGAGTGCACGCGTtaacatcgaagcgcttgcttaaggtgtaagcaaggtggcgagtcacactttgagaagcgtgcgagtgatttcgcggtttggcctcaaaaccatgggaggactggaggagtacgtggcaccatcgcaaagcttgtgttaagatgaagctaagtcgtgaaggcaccgcggccgtccgatgaatggagaaaaaaatagaccaaaataccctcggtagtaggtaggagtgtactacaagagatggggattttggggaaaagctagTAAATTTATGGATCGAGTTTCCTACTGCTATAAATATAGTGGTAGGACTAtgggagagtttgaaccagccacttgattccctcttgtgccacccatttgagagcttagagctagggttttagaggagagaatgatgagtgattagcctatgtaatagttGAGAATTTTGAcatataaatctttgtaatccgtgtataatagggctgacctctttgagtaatgaagtttatgtttttgtatatgcttgaattcatctccttctagtttccctctattggttcccttgcaagtttacaagtttttcagttttccattgtgatttttgttttgatttttgggcttaaatttcagcaccttgtgaggtcatttttcttgttgctagagacataaaatttacatacacaCTTGTGTaatagggtcttgaattctctttcctctagacaatcaatttggagagttttctTGCTTGATGTTCATCTTTTctggtttctttgcaagttatgattttttgagtgctaagacatatggattaatcttaaatgtaacatatggttcatataccatctgttgagtcgtgttgcctcgattttctcttgttaaaacttctctctatttttgcttacgttgagttttgaggtgtgttaggtgatccaaataggagaacaccatcgatttcgtaagaaatttgttgagacaccTATTTACCgccctctagtcgtcaatctcgttcctacaattggtatcatagccgatttgatcacttgttgatttTAACCGACTTTGTGATTCGTAGGTGACGTGaagagaagtgagaagatttCGCTATTTGATGCccatgatttttcgtactggaaggtgcgcattgaggcttatctcttaaaccaaggaagtgcaatttgggaggtagttgattTCAACTATAAGATCCATGTTGCTCACATGACTCAGGTtaaaatcgaacagtatgaggccaacaacaaggtcagaaatattttgttcacaagcctgagtcagaatgagtaTTACAGGGTTCAGTACCTCCATACTGGCCAGGAGATCTAGACCACTCTGAGTGTCTTTGTGCAAGGCCCTAGAGAATCTTTGATGCCATATTTACTCACTTTGATaaaattgttagcaatcttcgatcaaatGGTATTTTACTTtcgtttgagttttgaggtgcgttgagtAATCCAAATAAAAGAAGGtcatcaattttgtaaaaaatttattaagatGTATATTCACCCTTCTAATTGTAAATCTCATTCCTTCAGTAAGGTGGATGGATTAACCGGTGGAGCATGTGTCGGATCCTGGGAGGAACATGCGTGGTCGGATGCATATGGCTTCGTTCGATAGTTCCATAGCATAGCATCGAGACCGGTGGTTGCCCAGCCGCTGTTGCCACTCACTGTGCTTACCCGTCCGATCCAACCTGTACACAAATCTTGCCTCTTCCGCATCAAACTAGAGCCAAAATTACAGGAGGTGGGTGGTCGCTGGCGGTGGCAAGGCGTTCCTCAGCCCCCACGCACgctgcacgcacgcacgccgGAAGCTCACATCTTTCCCTGCCGTCCAGACATACAGGACTCTTCGGCCGGCCCCTATTCAACGCACATCACCTATCGACTCGTGGGTCGTAATCAGCAGTGACTCCACGTTCCACTAGAGAGACTTCCTAAGAACATTCGATCCGCTCCACAAATCAACTCTTATGTGCATACAAAGTACTTTTCTTTCGAGTTTTTAATGTACAAATTATGTACTTTCCGGAGCAGTGGCATGTTGTTGTTCCTGTGCGCTACAGGTCTGGCGTCCAATTCCTCTCGATCTACCTAGCATGAGGCCAATGGCCTTTTCGCTTTAGTACAGCTAGATTTGTGTTTAAATCTGTTTCTAGTACGTTCTAACGAATCAGAGGCACGCACTAGCACGATGCCAATGCCAGCTTGCTCGGTAGGAAATACCGACCCATACTGTAGTCAGTCCTCGTTGTTGCTGTAAGGATCGTGAAAAACTTGTGAGTTTTTCCATAACCTCTAATTTACCTGGACCATATACGCCGGGTGGATTTGAGTCTTTTTCATAATAATTTCTTTCGATCCGATCACCCCCATCTGTAAGGATCTGATCTGTATAGTATAGAAAAGCTGCAATCACTTTCAAGtacatttcttttcattttgaaATGGTCTTCAAGTAATTTCGAATGGTACATTTCAGATGGCCATAACCACAGAAGTCGCTGCCGCTGCTGCCCCTGACGTTGGGAAAATGAGCACAAAACCATAAAGGGAACGTGGATGGGAGGGGAACCGGCTAAACCGATTAAAATAATCAGCACCTTTTTAATTGCTTCTCGTAATTTAAGAATAAACGGCTCAGATTTATTCGATTTTCTTACCTCCTCGAGGTAAGAGGGAGTACCTAAATCTATATTTTCATATGGCCACCGCCCGTCAGCAATCCATCAGCGTCTAGCAACACAATTTGGCGAGTCGTTTTGGCCCCAACGACGACCATACAACATATGATGGGACGAGTGCCCCTGGAATTCCTAATTCACGTTGTCATTCTCTATTAACACAACACGCTACAGGAATTATTTTTGCCATGCAACTGACCTTTGGGGTATCATTTTGTAATGCTACACCATATTTAAAAGTGTCTACATACGCAAAATAAAGGGTCAGATAACCTTTCTGTTTCAGACTTGTAGTGCAACTACATGTTCCACACACTAGTATGCCACTGGTTAACTTCGAGAACAGAGAGTTTTGCAGAACTATTCAAGGATATGGAAGGTCGCTAGCCATCCAAGACTTCGCACTGAGTCTACAATTACATGTGGCCATTAGAGAGCAGCGGTGAGCGACACAATTTGGCGAGTCCTTTTGGCCCCGCCAACGACCGTAGCATCTGATGTGACTAGTGCCCTGAAATTCTTAATTCTCATCATCCTTAGATTACTGAAGCATTGATCACTACGTTGGTGATTTTGAAACTGTCagtaataaaattattattataaaaaaattatactcaATAAACTTTCTCTCACTCTACTTTTGTGACTTGTGACCACCAGTGGTTTATGTGGGAGTCAATTTATCGAATATAACTAATTACGTGCTCAAGCAGTTTGCGACAGTCAAACACGTGATCTTATCTCTCGCTTGAAGCTTCCTTACCATCTTACCTCATAGTTTTAATTGATGACTATAgtgtaatttattcttttgacttttCTGCATAAGTTTTTggataattatttggatatttataTGACTTCAAAtataaaagttatcaactacaaagttgtaaatctcatcgagagatataatttttatataaagtttatctccatccgactctgtatgtaaaagttatgaattttcgaAGACAAATTCATACGCCATACAATAAAACAGTCATAATTTTTCATACGGAATCCGATTTCGACTTTCAACCTCTACTTTATATGCTATGAGGGATACAAGTGAAGTGATCCATAGATTCACTTTAATTCAACTTAATCAACTAACTAATTAATTTAACTAGTTAGTTGATTAAATTCAACTAAATATATCTACAGATACCTACGGTTCGTTTTACTACCGTCCCTATATCCTATATATGCACCCTCACAGTGACAACACCTCACAACTCCAAAGCAAGTTGCTGCAATACAACACGGTGAGCTTTCCCTAAAACACACGCCGCTGCCGCCACCCCAGCAGCAGGAATGCGCTCCTCCACCAGTGCCATGATGGTTAGCATGTTGCATCTTCTGATGTTCTTGGCTACTGTGCCGCAGGCATGGGCCGCTGTCCATGGAGTCGCCAGAGGGGGTGGTGGGCTCTTGCATATCCCTTCCGTTGCCTCCCTGGCTCACTGCCACTCCCAGTGTGGGAACATCAGCATCTCCTACCCCTTTGGGATAGGGCCCGACTGCTTCCGACAGGGCTTTGAGCTCACCTGCGACACCACCACTCGTCCTCCCACTTTGTTCTTGGGAAATAGTACTACTCAGATCACTTACGTTGATGACGATGCAGTTGGAGTTGTTGCTTCTGCTATCGGATTCAACATCACCTTGATCCCAGGGGTGCACACCTACAACAGGACATGGGAGGCCCCTGTTAAGGGCTTCATGCTCGGTGAAGACAGCAGTTTGTATGTTGTGGGCTGCGATGTTGACCTCTACTTGCTTAGCCATAATACCACCGATATCATTGGTGCTTGCACAAGTTCTTGCGCAGACAACAGACAGACCATGGAGAATACAAATGCGGAGAGCTGTCAAGGGAATAATGGCTGCTGCAGCATCTGGTTGCAACAGGACCTACAAGCCTTTTGGCTCAAACTTGTTCGCCATGACGGGGCAGTGGCAGAACCAGAAGAAGTGCTCCCTAATGTCAAGGTTATCATGTCACAGTATTATGATTTCCATACAGATGATCTTTACTCGAGTTGGGTAAATTCAAGCAATCTGCGAGGTGTGTGGCTTCAGACTCCCATCATGGACCAGCCAAGCTGTGGAAGTGCCCAAATAAATAAGGACAATTATGCTTGCAATGATGAAAGCACTTGCAGAAATCTACTGCCCGGGAAAGGCTACTATTGCTCATGCAACAGCCTCATGGATGGCAATCCCTACATTCGGGATGGATGCATAGGTATGTACCCCAATCCAAAGTACCGAAGACATACATGCACGCGCTACCTCTCTGTTAGAGCACAACATATCCCCCTTTTTTTGCATTGTCagctcatattatttttttaacggAACGCCAGTTCATATTATGTTTTGGAAACACCCACCAATTACCAAATTTGTTAGCTATGTGGATCGTTAGATCCTTTGCTGGTCCTAAAGAAATCATGTTGGTTATTTTCCCATTGACATAGTACTAATCCCCTTTTTATCTACCATGAAGCAGTTTACAATCCAAAGTCCAAAGAAATTGTACAAGATCATATGGAAATACGGCAATTCATATAGTAAGAAATCGCTCTGTTGTTGTTTTGCGTACGGTAGACATCACTACGACCATTAAAGGGTGTCAACGGCCAAATAGTTcgtgacaaaaaaaatatgtctcTTTTTTTTAGTAAAAGGAGGATACAATGTCAGTTTTCAACAAGAATAATGCAACCTCTAGCCCCTAAGTTTGCACCTTAGCTTTAGTGTCTCAaggtcaattcaaatatttAATGTGGCTTTAAACTTGCATAAGTGTCTCAAGGTCAATTCAAATAATACAGTTTGCGGTAGCAAAATTAGGATGAGCATGTGTACATGGAGGGAAGAGATAGTTTGTGACGTGGCCATGGAAGAGATAGCTTATGAGCATGTGTACATGTGGCCATCAGAGAGCACCAGTCAGCGACGCAATTTGGCGAGTTGTTTTGGCCCTGCCAACGACTGTAACATCTGATGTGACTAGTGCCCCTGGAATTCCTAATTCAAATCGTCCTTAGATTAACACAACGGTTGTAGTGGCTGGCAATGCTCGCCAGTTAAACACTGATAATGGTGGTTAGACTTAGACATAGGTTTCTACTAGTACAATATGTGTGTGTTGCAATAGTTTCTAAAATTGCATAGCCATTGTTAGGTTTTTGTTACACCATACATTGTGTTACTTGCAAATACGCTCCATAAAATATTGTAGTGTTTAATTTGCTAATTCAACAAAAGCAATGAGTAGAAAGTTCTATCAGCACAGGCCAAAGATAATATAAGGGGAAAAGGAACTTGGCATATCCATTAATTTAGGCTTGTAGagcacagaaaaaaaaatcatgttttcaCTCAACCCTTTAACAAGGCCTTTTTTATCAAGCATATTTCCCAGATGCTTCTTAAAAGTTAGAATACAATGACAATACATCACTACTTGCTAGTTACACTATTACAAAAGGAGACTGATGCGCATGCATAGTAAAAAATGTTGAACATTGACCTTGACAAAACTTTATTTCTCTAGACAACACACTACAAAGTATGAAACAAGCAAATTCAGCACAAGTTGTGTGTGTTGATAATTTGGAAGGATTCCAAtaaaaaaaagggggggggAGGATTTGCAATGTAGTGGTGTCAATTTATCATTTGCTATTTTTTCAGTATTCTCCCTCGTACATATGATTTGCTCTGATTTCTCTACattttacttcttttgcaagttTTACAGACCAAATAACCTCTGTACATATTAATCAGCAAACTTACATATATAGCATACTAATGCTCATCAATACTTTCTAGAAACAACAATGTAGCCTTGAAACTGTTTGTGTGGCATGAACAATATTCATAAAAAGATGGATGTTTGGTGCCACTGCCAAATATCAACAAGCAAATACGCACGAAATGGGGTCGCTTGATGCACAACACTGACTTATTTAGCTTCTATTAAGTATGTCAACTGTTGCTTCAACACAAACGTTATCTAGCAGCATAATTATATTAATGAAAGAAAGGATGAAAAGAATAAATCACCTCGTCATGCAATTGCTTCAATATTTTAGAGAACATATCATAGTGTAGATGTTCATTCCCATCCTTGCCAAAGAAGTACTCAACCAGTCCATTTTCCACCGGCCGACCAACCTTACGTCCAAAGCGTAACCCATCCCTGTGGACAGCTCCTTGCATATTATAGGACCGCATCAATGTCATTACTTTCCTAAACGAATGGCAGTAACATGCCTCCATAACATCCTGCAAGTCACAGTACGATGAACACCATACAGAGCTAATATTTCCAATCATCAAATGCAACAAGTTGACAGGAATGACAAAAGGCATTGGCTCAAAGTGGCATGCCAAGTCTGCAACCCAGTTAAGTAAAATATTTTCATGGTGAATCAGTAAGCAGAATGTCCTTAAGCACTGATCGAAAGGACTAGGTCATCCCTGAGTCCCTCTACATTAGCTAAGGTCCCATCGGTTATTGCATAAGTGTATGTGTGGATGGCAGAGGTCCTGGAGAATGCGAGTGTGGACGGGTACTGCCACCGGATTGGCTGTTGCGACATTAGACCGGTGCAACGAGGCCTGTGAGCTTTTGGGTTCAAACTTGGTCTCCATAACGGCACCATAACAAAATCAGATGAAGATATCTCTAATGTCACGGCTTtctcatcacaagaaaattATTTCAATGCGAGCAATCTTTACTCGAGTTGGGTAGATCCCCAAGAGCCGGTCGAGTTTGAGATTACAATCACGGATCAACCAAGCTGTGAAAGTGCCCAAATGAATATGGAGAGTTATGCTTGTAGTCTTGATAGTGACTGCATAAATCTGCCAACCGGACAAGGCTACTCTTGCTCGTGCCCCGGCGGCTACATGCTGGAAGGCAACAATCCCTACATTCAGGATGGATACAATCAAGGTCCCTCTCACATACAAACACATGATTCAATAATTTTGTCATATGTTCCAAAAGTAGTACAACTTTAAAATGACAATGGTTAAATGATTTAACGCATGTGTCCAGGTTAATTAGCTGCTGATCAATTAAGTTCGTAACCAACCCTCTATTAGAACAAAACTCTAAACTTTCAGTCCCCATAAAGAAAAGCTCgtgtaaaaaaaaggaaaaaagtctATTTACACCCCCAAAAAAGAACTTTTCAGTTGTCCGAATATCCCCCTAAACTATTTTTCATCTCAatttaacccccccccccccccaaaaaaaactattgtctttttttctttctccttatATTAATCATGTTTTAAATGCAAATTTTGTACGATAATAAGATGGCATCATACCCTAtgttacaaaatattttaagaaaCCTTCATCTCAGAAAAACAAAACTTTAAAAACTATCATACCAATTACTATTCTAAGGTAATCACATTAATTTTGTGAGTCACCAACCCGTTCATCCGCGAGGCCtagacatatattttttataatataaagTCTTAATGATCAAAATCTTAAAATGTCACACTATTTCAGTTGAAACTATAATAAATTTATAGGAGAAGCTAGCTTAACTCCTCGCGTAACTACAATTTATAGAATTAAATCAAGTTTTAACATGTGCTACTTGATATTTAGCGTTAATGTAATTGTACTTGGAACGGAGTcaatattttctagaattattaaATCAagattttattaatataaatatatagagGAAAATTATATATGAATGCTTAACATGGAAGCACGTTCTTGTAATTTTAAATCCAAGAAACTATAACTAGAAATAGCTAGAATTGTCTTTGGCATGGAATCTTTTGTGGACTTTTAAATTCCAGAGTTTCTATATATAAGTAGATATTCATATACAAATGAATAGTTTTTGGCATGGAGTCTTTTGTGGACTTTTAAATTTTTGTATACTTTTTCTAAAACTTTTCCATCCAAATATTTATTGATAGAGTTTGTTTAAAACAAACTCGATCACGGGGAGAAGATATCTCCTGGCTTTGTCTTAAGAGAGAGATGTATCAAATTTTTGGATGGAAAAGTTTTAGAAAAACCTGCAAGCACTCGAGTTCGAGCCCAGGTAGGTGGTCGCTCAACTGGATGCTCTACCAATCAAGCAACAACCGAGCTATTGCTCGGTTCTCATAGAGTTTGTTTTTCAAATACAAATCAGTGATGTGTATAAGGTAATCTGGGCCAATAAAATAGTAGTCGAACCATAGTCGAaagttagatttttttttcccttttcctaGACTAATGCGGAATTTTCTAGCTCTTTTTATTTCCTGATTAACGTTagaattctatttttttaatcaaggaTTAATGATGGCGTTTAATTGGAGGAGCTTTTAATTAGTATATATAAAATTTGGATAAAATTGTAATTATTCTCTCTATCTACCATGAAGCAGCTTACAATCCAAAGGTCAAAGAGGACTGTACGAAATCATGTGGAAACATGACAATTCCATTCCCTTTTGGGTTTGAAGCAGGTTGTTTCGGAAAAAGTAACTTTCGACTCAACTGCACAGCAAATAAGATCACTATTCTGGACCGTGGGTACGCACAATATCGTGTGACTAAAGTGTCACTTGATAATGGTTCTCTAACTGTTAGTAACATGTTGAACAACACAAGCTCTAACAACGCACAGATAACAGCCTATACAGCTCAATATAAAGATCACGCCGTGTACGAGggccaagcttttgaagatctTTTTGATTTCTCTAAAGAGGACGAAATTAAAATAAGGTGGGTCGTTGCCAACTTAACTTGTCAAACAGCTACAAGAAGTGCTACGTACGCGTGCATCAGCAACCACAGCAGTTGCGTACATGTCTATCGTGGAAAAATATTTCTtggatatcggtgcaagtgtAATAACGGCTTCCAAGGAAATCCATACCTCGAACTCGAAGATGCCTGCACAGGTCTGGTTTCCTTCTGAAATCCGCACTCTTTCCAACACTGCTATACTTGCATATGTTTTCTTAGAAAATAATGTAAAATTCCACAATATGCCATGGTGCTGCCCAGCGTGTTCAGATATTATAGATGCTGTATTTCAGCGAATAATGATCTATTTATGACCACCAATATATAACTGACCATGGTGATGCAGATATCAACGAATGCTCACTGCCAAATTACTGCAATGAGACATGCCAGAATTATGAAGGAGGGTACAAATGCACTCCGTACAAACGCAACCTTCTTCTAGGTAACACATAGTGCTAAGTCCTTCATTGTTATTACAGTTTAACAAAATGCAAAATCATTTAATGACAGCATTGAATTAATGAAGGCATTGCCATTGGAATCGGTTGTGGCCTTGGTTCCATAGTCATTGCATTGGGAGCAGCTGTACTTGTAAATAAGTGGAAGAAAGGCATCCAAAAGAGAATTAGAAGAGAATACTTCAAGAAAAATCAAGGCCTACTCTTAGAGCAGCTAATCTCGGATGAAAGCGtcacaaacaaaacaaagatATTCTCCTTGGAGGAACTAGAGGAGGCAACCAATAACTTTGATGCTACTCGTGTTCTTGGTCGTGGAGGGCATGGCACAGTTTATAAAGGGATTCTATCTGATCAGCATGTGGTGGctataaaaaaatccaaaattgtGGAGCAAACTGAAATAGACCAGTTTATCAACGAGGTTGCTATCTTGACTCAAATCATCCATCGCAATGTGGTGAAACTTTTTGGTTGTTGTTTAGAAGCTGAGGTGCCCTTGTTAGTTTATGAGTTCGTATCCAACGGTACTCTCTATGATCTTCTTCACACAGATATTACTGTAAAATGTATCCTGTCATGGGATGATCGCATAAGGATTGCAGTAGAAGCAGCGGGAGCACTTGCTTATCTGCACTCTGCAGCTGCCATACCAATTTTCCACAGAGACGTGAAGTCTTCCAACATACTACTAGATGACAGCTTCACCACAAAGGTTTCGGACTTTGGTGCTTCAAGATCTCTGTCACTCGATGAAACTCATGTGATGACAATTGTCCAAGGAACATTCGGTTACCTAGATCCAGAGTACTATCAAACTGGCCAACTAACTGAGAAGAGTGATGTATATAGTTTCGGAGTAATACTTGTGGAACTTTTGACAAGAAAGAAGCCGATTTTTATCAATGATTCAGGTTCAAAACAAAGCTTGTCTCATTACTTCATTGAAGGAATTCAAGACGGAGCTTTGAAGGAAATAATAGATTCAAACATTGTGGAAGAGGCAGACCAGGAAGATATTGATGATATTGCCTCACTTACAGAAGCATGCTTGAAGATCAAAGGAGGAGATAGACCAACTATGAAAGAAGTAGAGATGAGATTGCAGTTCATAAGAACTAAGAGGCCGAGAAGAACACAAAATTTGCATGGAAACGATGGAGAGATTGAGGCTTTGTTAAGCCCAAATGCTAGGAACCACCATGAACATATCAATCTTGTCAACGAAGCCCATTTAACATCGCAAGGAATCTCTGGGTGCTACAGTCTGGAACAAGAATTTGCGTCCTCAATCAGTTTGCCACGCTAACTATATATGTGGAACATAGCTGAGGGCTTGCTAGGATGCATCAGTGAAGAATTATATTTGCTATGTTTAGTTCCCTTTGGACTTGGCTGTTGTTGTTTTTTAGGGTTACTTggtcgttgttgttgttcccTCGTTGCATTTCCTATGTATTTACAAAATGCATTGTACACCATGTCACTTATATTCTTTTATTATCTGTGATGAAGATGCCTGACAGAAAATCACTAGTTGTATTAAAGCTAGGGTGCTGAAAAGGAAAAGTTGTGCTGTCAACCGACTAACCAAGGGCTTAATCAGTTGTTCCAGTAGTCATCGGACTGGTGATACTACAAGATTTAACTTGTAGAATATTGCTGGATTTTTCAAGTATTAGCATGATTAATGGATTGACAGTCGGAACAGAGTAGCAGGCAAAACATACTAGTCATATAGAAAATTCCACGGTGATAGCTCCACGCTCATATAGCCTCTAATCAAACTGACAAACTGAAATATCATAGACCCAATTGACAGAAACTCGTACTAGGTTTTAGGATTGCACAGCTCAAGTTCATATAGAAAATTCCAGATTAGCTTGTCATATTTTAGGTTCATAGTAATTCTGCAATATTGTGAGTGCGCGTGGGACAGTGCCTAATTAACTTCAGAACATTTCGCTGCAACCAAGCTATGCACGTATAAGCCTGTTACTACATCGAGCAGTTCGTAGACTCAGAGATCGCCATTTGCCCAGGGAGCGTACCGATTCCAGCAGGCAACAGGAGCCGAGGTCACGCCGCCACGGGCGCTGCGAGGAGCTTCTCAGCCGCGCCCGTCGTGG
This genomic interval carries:
- the LOC133921712 gene encoding wall-associated receptor kinase 4-like; translation: MRSSTSAMMVSMLHLLMFLATVPQAWAAVHGVARGGGGLLHIPSVASLAHCHSQCGNISISYPFGIGPDCFRQGFELTCDTTTRPPTLFLGNSTTQITYVDDDAVGVVASAIGFNITLIPGVHTYNRTWEAPVKGFMLGEDSSLYVVGCDVDLYLLSHNTTDIIGACTSSCADNRQTMENTNAESCQGNNGCCSIWLQQDLQAFWLKLVRHDGAVAEPEEVLPNVKVIMSQYYDFHTDDLYSSWVNSSNLRGVWLQTPIMDQPSCGSAQINKDNYACNDESTCRNLLPGKGYYCSCNSLMDGNPYIRDGCIAAYNPKVKEDCTKSCGNMTIPFPFGFEAGCFGKSNFRLNCTANKITILDRGYAQYRVTKVSLDNGSLTVSNMLNNTSSNNAQITAYTAQYKDHAVYEGQAFEDLFDFSKEDEIKIRWVVANLTCQTATRSATYACISNHSSCVHVYRGKIFLGYRCKCNNGFQGNPYLELEDACTDINECSLPNYCNETCQNYEGGYKCTPYKRNLLLGIAIGIGCGLGSIVIALGAAVLVNKWKKGIQKRIRREYFKKNQGLLLEQLISDESVTNKTKIFSLEELEEATNNFDATRVLGRGGHGTVYKGILSDQHVVAIKKSKIVEQTEIDQFINEVAILTQIIHRNVVKLFGCCLEAEVPLLVYEFVSNGTLYDLLHTDITVKCILSWDDRIRIAVEAAGALAYLHSAAAIPIFHRDVKSSNILLDDSFTTKVSDFGASRSLSLDETHVMTIVQGTFGYLDPEYYQTGQLTEKSDVYSFGVILVELLTRKKPIFINDSGSKQSLSHYFIEGIQDGALKEIIDSNIVEEADQEDIDDIASLTEACLKIKGGDRPTMKEVEMRLQFIRTKRPRRTQNLHGNDGEIEALLSPNARNHHEHINLVNEAHLTSQGISGCYSLEQEFASSISLPR